The sequence ATTGATATTTAGGTCACTTTGCTAGAAGATTTTTTACATAGAGTACAGCAAAGGCTGTTTTGGCATCAAATATTTTTCCCGTCACTACCATTTCCTCTGCTTCCTCAATCGTCACCTCCAGCAAGCCGATGAATTCATCCTCATCTCCTGCTGCTGGATTATCGATTGTATAAAGCCCCTGCGCCAAATATACATGAATCACCTCATCCGCAAAGCCCGGCGACGTCGCAAACGACTGAATATAGCTAAATTCCTTCGCACCATATCCCGTCTCCTCTTCCAGCTCACGAACGGCCGTTATTTCTGGCGCCTCTCCCGGATCAATTTTCCCTGCTGGTATTTCAATAAGCGAGCGCTCCAATGCTTTGCGATATTGCTCAACAAGTACTAATTTTCCTTCTGCTGTAATTGGAATAACCGCAACTGCCCCCGGATGTTTGATCAATTCTCGTTTTGCTCGATTGCCATCTGGCAGCTCTACCTCCTCCACACGCAGTGTAATAACTTTCCCTTCATACAATGTTTCACCTGATAGC comes from Sporosarcina sp. FSL K6-3457 and encodes:
- a CDS encoding NUDIX hydrolase, coding for MDKYEEKTLSGETLYEGKVITLRVEEVELPDGNRAKRELIKHPGAVAVIPITAEGKLVLVEQYRKALERSLIEIPAGKIDPGEAPEITAVRELEEETGYGAKEFSYIQSFATSPGFADEVIHVYLAQGLYTIDNPAAGDEDEFIGLLEVTIEEAEEMVVTGKIFDAKTAFAVLYVKNLLAK